Proteins encoded within one genomic window of Methanothrix harundinacea 6Ac:
- a CDS encoding TraB/GumN family protein, which produces MVSGSSIEGGEGPSAPGGEKGEIVIVGTAHVSEKSVQEVRQAIEDLRPDVVAVELCRGRYRALRGEEETGEIQIKEILSGGKLYLLLVQWFLAYVQKKIGSDLGVKPGSEMIAAIEAAEAAGARVALVDRDIAVTIQRFWTSMSFLEKAKLVFSMIPAAFGKGEDIDIDKVTEEDVVSAIIEEFREVSPRAAEVLIDERDAYIARNLIRLARTGRVLAVVGAGHREGIARYLDHPERIPPMEEMASPARRRRISAPKVFGALLMLLVLVTIGAVLIAGIDSARILAALKIWFLVNGALSALGVILARGHPLSALTAFMIAWLTSLNPLMAAGWFAGIVEAWKRKPTMADMKKLAEAETFKEMMAIPLFRVILVAALANLGSVAGTVLGAYLILRMAGVSPEDLVGGVL; this is translated from the coding sequence ATGGTCTCAGGCAGCTCAATCGAGGGGGGCGAGGGCCCCTCCGCCCCCGGAGGGGAGAAGGGCGAGATCGTGATCGTGGGGACGGCCCACGTATCCGAAAAGAGCGTCCAGGAGGTTCGGCAGGCGATCGAGGATCTCCGCCCCGACGTCGTCGCCGTGGAGCTCTGCCGGGGAAGGTACCGGGCCCTCCGGGGGGAAGAGGAGACGGGGGAGATCCAGATAAAGGAGATCCTCAGCGGCGGCAAGCTCTACCTCCTCCTGGTCCAGTGGTTCCTAGCCTACGTCCAGAAGAAGATCGGATCGGACCTGGGGGTGAAGCCCGGATCGGAGATGATAGCCGCCATCGAGGCCGCCGAGGCCGCCGGCGCGAGGGTGGCCCTGGTGGACAGGGATATTGCCGTCACCATCCAGAGGTTCTGGACTTCCATGAGCTTCCTGGAGAAGGCGAAGCTCGTATTCTCGATGATCCCCGCCGCCTTCGGGAAGGGGGAGGATATCGATATCGACAAGGTGACCGAGGAGGACGTCGTCTCCGCGATCATAGAGGAGTTTCGAGAGGTATCCCCCAGGGCAGCCGAGGTTCTGATCGACGAGAGGGACGCCTACATCGCCCGAAACCTCATCCGGCTCGCAAGGACGGGGAGGGTCCTGGCGGTGGTCGGCGCAGGCCACCGGGAGGGGATCGCGAGATACCTCGACCACCCCGAGAGGATACCTCCCATGGAGGAGATGGCCAGCCCGGCCAGGAGGAGGAGGATCTCCGCCCCGAAGGTCTTCGGAGCCCTCCTGATGCTCCTCGTCCTCGTGACGATCGGAGCCGTCCTGATAGCCGGAATCGACAGCGCCCGGATCCTGGCAGCCCTCAAGATCTGGTTTCTCGTCAACGGCGCCCTCAGCGCCCTCGGGGTGATCCTGGCCCGGGGCCACCCCCTCTCCGCCCTCACCGCCTTCATGATCGCCTGGCTGACGAGCCTCAACCCCCTGATGGCTGCGGGCTGGTTTGCGGGGATCGTCGAGGCGTGGAAGAGGAAGCCCACGATGGCAGATATGAAGAAGCTCGCCGAGGCGGAGACCTTCAAGGAGATGATGGCCATCCCCCTCTTCCGGGTGATCCTGGTCGCCGCCCTCGCCAACCTCGGGAGCGTGGCGGGGACGGTCCTGGGGGCCTATCTGATCCTCCGGATGGCCGGGGTGAGCCCCGAGGACCTCGTCGGCGGGGTCCTTTAG
- a CDS encoding CBS domain-containing protein has protein sequence MSAAFQIGRIAGIPIRLHITFLAIIPIVAYIFSTFTATTPLEVLGRVYDLSYGFAAVEPPEVRMAYSFAFAILLFLCVALHELGHSFVAMRYGIKIRSITLYIFGGVASMEDIPRDPSMEARMAVAGPGVSGILGAGTILLSLQAASLLGGGHPLTTLLWTLGVINIILMIFNLLPAFPMDGGRVLRAWFASRLPYVEATRRAATIGKFFAVIMGFLGLFGGGILLVVIAIFIYIAANDEEKATAIVVPLEGVKVRDIMSRDLRTVSPDTTVPEIMNLMFREKHRGYPVMEGGRLAGIVTISDVQKVPEERRGTTVVGDVMVRAIYVIEPNADAAEAMKKMMEQQIRRLPVMEDGELVGIVSRSDLLRAIEICTGW, from the coding sequence ATGAGCGCCGCCTTCCAGATCGGGAGGATCGCGGGGATCCCCATCAGGCTCCACATCACCTTCCTTGCGATCATCCCTATAGTCGCCTACATCTTCTCGACCTTCACCGCCACCACCCCCCTCGAGGTGCTGGGCCGGGTCTACGACCTATCGTACGGCTTTGCCGCCGTCGAGCCCCCGGAAGTGCGAATGGCCTACTCCTTCGCCTTCGCCATCCTCCTATTCCTCTGCGTCGCCCTCCACGAGCTCGGCCACTCCTTCGTGGCGATGAGGTACGGGATAAAGATCAGGAGCATCACCCTCTACATCTTCGGGGGGGTCGCCTCGATGGAAGACATCCCCCGGGACCCAAGCATGGAGGCGAGGATGGCGGTGGCGGGGCCCGGCGTCAGCGGGATCCTCGGAGCCGGGACGATCCTCCTGAGCCTCCAGGCCGCCTCCCTCCTGGGAGGGGGCCACCCCCTCACCACCCTCCTCTGGACCCTGGGGGTGATCAACATCATCCTGATGATCTTCAACCTCCTTCCGGCCTTCCCCATGGACGGGGGCAGAGTCCTTCGAGCCTGGTTTGCTTCCAGGCTCCCTTATGTAGAGGCGACGAGACGAGCCGCAACCATCGGCAAGTTCTTTGCGGTCATCATGGGTTTTTTGGGGCTATTCGGAGGCGGCATTCTTCTGGTGGTCATAGCCATCTTCATCTACATCGCCGCCAACGATGAGGAGAAGGCCACAGCCATCGTCGTCCCCCTGGAGGGGGTGAAGGTCAGGGACATCATGTCCAGGGACCTCCGGACCGTCTCCCCCGATACGACGGTCCCGGAGATCATGAACCTCATGTTTCGGGAGAAGCACCGGGGATACCCGGTGATGGAGGGGGGAAGGCTCGCGGGGATCGTGACGATATCCGACGTCCAGAAGGTCCCCGAGGAGAGGAGGGGGACGACCGTCGTGGGGGACGTCATGGTGAGGGCGATATACGTCATCGAGCCGAACGCCGATGCCGCCGAGGCGATGAAGAAGATGATGGAGCAGCAGATCCGGAGGCTCCCCGTCATGGAGGACGGCGAGCTTGTGGGGATCGTCTCCAGGTCAGACCTCCTCCGGGCGATCGAGATCTGCACGGGGTGGTGA
- a CDS encoding aldolase: MDPRKEISKFGSKIVSSGLTYAHFGNISLLSEGMILITSTGSILDELTEDEVIAVTPEAPCPEDALASCETVVHRAIYEKTTARAVIHTHSPYAVATSILEEGPFEPMDGEGAKFLGAVPIVEGEMGSRELAKNASAALKGSRACIVRGHGVFAVGSTLEEAYVVACMVEHSAMIRRLVSVG; encoded by the coding sequence TTGGACCCGAGGAAAGAGATATCGAAGTTTGGAAGCAAGATCGTCTCGTCCGGCCTGACCTACGCCCACTTTGGAAACATCAGCCTCCTATCCGAGGGGATGATCCTGATCACCTCCACCGGATCGATCCTCGACGAGCTGACGGAGGACGAGGTGATCGCCGTCACCCCGGAAGCCCCCTGCCCCGAGGACGCCCTCGCCAGCTGCGAGACGGTGGTCCACCGGGCCATCTACGAGAAGACGACGGCCCGGGCGGTGATCCACACCCACTCGCCTTACGCCGTCGCCACCTCCATCCTGGAGGAGGGGCCCTTCGAGCCGATGGACGGCGAGGGGGCGAAGTTCCTCGGGGCGGTGCCGATCGTCGAGGGGGAGATGGGGAGCCGAGAGCTCGCAAAGAACGCCTCGGCCGCCCTGAAGGGGAGCAGAGCCTGCATCGTCCGGGGGCACGGGGTCTTCGCCGTCGGCTCGACCCTCGAGGAGGCCTACGTCGTCGCCTGCATGGTGGAGCACAGCGCCATGATAAGAAGGCTCGTCAGCGTCGGATGA
- a CDS encoding S8 family serine peptidase, whose translation MSWRSLSLLLALAAIVSTASSGAAISISLKPPQEVPPPWFLQRMSSVLSPEDDAEPPTIQYAHVSPMIIKRGDPQVEVRAWVRDDVGVETVYAEAAGLFIPMIDLTRSGRYAGRCSSNLPPGDHPIEIIAVDKAGNAARNAELVLRVLDPRDLNSNRIEDSLEEAEDEEVRVIVLVDENATLEGEGEKFRILPGASMIVPRGELESIAGTTGVKGVYEDKKLRILGEPIEGYRPKNDPRFAVDDYSGWGVTVAILDTGADPNHRSLDDMDDDLFTPGAKIVAFKDFVNGREDVYDDHGHGTHCASLIAGTGDGRGIAPGAGLVVIKVMDRDGACYLSDALTALDWCLENRDSLGIDVLSFSVGGEVPSEGATLLDEACDRMVDAGIVVSVAAGNAGPATRSIVTPGTAEKVITVGATDPGGMIFQRSSRGPTLDNRVKPDLVAVGVNVTSAKAGTLRGEEDMSGTSMAAPQVAGACAVILEKQPGLDPAGVKRVLLRSADDIGPSGPDNTFGYGALNLSRAISLVEERPADPEVYSLQLSRTAATPGDPVTIEAGVSGDPATVEVHVIGRDREIRIPMGDLDRNGVYTGRWETRFWEPGDYSIAVEAKDPFGGVGSKAVSFALT comes from the coding sequence ATGAGCTGGCGAAGCCTCTCTCTTCTCCTCGCCCTGGCGGCGATCGTCTCGACCGCCTCCAGCGGCGCCGCCATCTCCATATCCTTAAAGCCTCCCCAGGAGGTCCCGCCGCCGTGGTTCCTCCAGAGGATGAGCTCGGTCCTCAGCCCTGAAGACGACGCCGAGCCTCCGACGATCCAGTACGCCCACGTCTCTCCGATGATCATAAAACGGGGGGACCCCCAGGTGGAGGTGAGGGCCTGGGTGAGAGACGACGTAGGGGTGGAGACGGTCTACGCCGAGGCAGCCGGGCTTTTTATTCCCATGATCGACCTCACCCGGAGCGGCAGGTACGCCGGTCGATGCAGCTCGAACCTCCCCCCCGGAGACCACCCGATAGAGATCATCGCCGTGGATAAGGCCGGCAACGCCGCAAGGAACGCCGAGCTGGTCCTCAGGGTCCTCGACCCCCGGGACCTCAACTCCAACCGGATCGAGGACAGCCTCGAGGAGGCTGAGGACGAGGAGGTGAGGGTGATAGTCCTCGTCGATGAGAACGCCACCCTGGAGGGGGAGGGCGAAAAGTTCAGGATCCTTCCCGGCGCCTCGATGATCGTTCCCCGGGGAGAGCTGGAGAGCATCGCCGGTACGACGGGGGTGAAGGGGGTCTACGAGGACAAGAAGCTCAGGATCCTGGGGGAGCCTATCGAGGGATACAGGCCCAAGAACGACCCCAGGTTCGCCGTCGACGACTACTCCGGGTGGGGCGTTACCGTGGCGATCCTCGACACCGGGGCCGACCCCAACCACCGGTCCCTCGACGATATGGACGACGACCTCTTCACCCCCGGCGCAAAGATCGTCGCCTTCAAGGACTTCGTCAACGGGAGGGAGGATGTCTACGACGATCACGGCCACGGCACCCATTGCGCTAGCCTCATCGCGGGGACCGGGGACGGGAGGGGGATCGCCCCGGGGGCGGGGCTGGTGGTCATCAAGGTGATGGATAGAGACGGCGCCTGCTACCTCTCCGACGCCCTCACCGCCCTAGACTGGTGCCTCGAAAACCGGGATTCCCTGGGGATAGACGTCCTCTCCTTCAGCGTCGGTGGGGAGGTGCCCAGCGAGGGGGCCACCCTCCTGGACGAGGCCTGCGACAGGATGGTGGACGCGGGGATCGTCGTCTCCGTCGCCGCCGGGAACGCCGGGCCTGCCACCAGATCGATCGTCACCCCCGGCACCGCCGAGAAGGTGATCACCGTCGGCGCCACCGACCCTGGGGGGATGATATTCCAGAGGTCTTCCCGGGGGCCCACCCTCGACAACCGGGTGAAGCCCGACCTGGTGGCGGTGGGGGTGAACGTCACCTCCGCCAAGGCGGGGACCCTCCGGGGGGAGGAGGATATGAGCGGAACCTCCATGGCGGCGCCCCAGGTGGCCGGGGCCTGCGCCGTGATCCTGGAGAAGCAGCCCGGCCTCGACCCCGCCGGGGTGAAGAGGGTCCTTCTGAGGTCCGCCGACGACATCGGGCCCTCGGGCCCCGACAACACCTTCGGCTACGGAGCCCTCAACCTCTCCCGAGCCATCTCCCTCGTCGAGGAGAGGCCTGCAGACCCCGAGGTCTACAGCCTCCAGCTGAGCAGGACCGCCGCCACCCCGGGGGACCCCGTCACCATCGAGGCGGGGGTCTCAGGAGATCCGGCCACCGTGGAGGTCCACGTCATCGGCCGGGATAGGGAGATCAGGATCCCCATGGGGGACCTGGACAGAAACGGCGTCTACACCGGCCGCTGGGAGACGAGGTTCTGGGAGCCCGGAGATTATTCGATCGCAGTGGAGGCGAAGGACCCTTTCGGGGGGGTGGGGTCTAAGGCCGTCTCCTTCGCCCTGACGTGA
- the npdG gene encoding NADPH-dependent F420 reductase — translation MKIAVVGGTGDCGQGFIKRWAGEHEIVIGSRKADKAEAAAAELTRFLKSRGIDSRIKGMDNAAAIEASDLVVLSVPYNFVESMTSNLRESYGDQIVISPVVPMARVGRHFEYTPPAQGSAALLARDLLPPSVRVVAAFHTISYAAFQELDLTLGGDVLIVGDDPEAKEVVADLVRVVKDLRPLDGGPLELAAQVEGLTPLLLNIGRLNKIKNAGINVVSC, via the coding sequence ATGAAGATCGCAGTTGTCGGAGGAACGGGAGATTGCGGCCAGGGTTTCATCAAGCGCTGGGCGGGGGAGCACGAGATCGTCATAGGGTCGAGGAAGGCCGATAAGGCCGAGGCTGCGGCGGCGGAGCTGACGCGCTTTCTGAAGTCGAGGGGGATAGACTCCAGGATAAAGGGGATGGACAACGCTGCTGCCATCGAGGCTAGCGACCTGGTGGTCCTCAGCGTGCCCTACAACTTCGTCGAGTCGATGACCTCGAACCTGAGGGAGAGCTACGGGGACCAGATCGTGATATCCCCCGTCGTACCCATGGCCAGGGTGGGGCGCCATTTCGAGTACACACCGCCGGCCCAGGGGAGCGCCGCCCTCCTGGCGAGAGACCTCCTCCCCCCCTCGGTCCGGGTGGTGGCGGCCTTTCACACCATCTCCTACGCGGCCTTCCAGGAGCTTGACCTGACCCTTGGGGGGGACGTTCTGATCGTTGGGGACGATCCCGAGGCAAAGGAGGTCGTCGCCGACCTGGTCCGGGTCGTAAAGGATCTGAGGCCCCTGGATGGGGGGCCCCTGGAGCTGGCGGCCCAGGTGGAGGGGCTGACGCCCCTCCTCCTGAACATAGGCCGGCTGAATAAGATCAAGAACGCTGGAATAAACGTCGTATCGTGCTGA